A single window of Gambusia affinis linkage group LG18, SWU_Gaff_1.0, whole genome shotgun sequence DNA harbors:
- the trip6 gene encoding thyroid receptor-interacting protein 6 isoform X1 — translation MSGPTWLPPRTLDSPERSVPQMSHSAGPPIYQTVNKKGVADFRPKYAPYDQNGGAGMTNRYMATGPTGGPVHHSTDHYYSPPPGPKDDRGWSSHMDGYDMMHRGPEKPANYHSKIDADIDSLTSMLADLDSHPQDAGNQLYDNVPYNKYISGDHYKAAHQSAASTQGRPSMGYNSHPQSPYPPAPPYPGEHAAPQYSHQQDFYSASAPKPYPQPVPASYTTASTPTGPRFSVQVKTAQPVTYSQTGRQAEQAYTPPPPRQHVSPRPPAQAQMGQQGWYPPHPASQVQVLHSEGGYKGNNPGSGGRVNQVPLSKRGIEKTQTAQTPSYQSSKQGAAPSRPEEELDRITKKLVYDMNHPPAEDYFGRCARCGDNVVGDGSGCIAMEQVFHVECFTCITCHARLRGQPFYALDKKSYCEKCYISTLERCSKCSKPILDRILRAMGKAYHPRCFTCVVCNCCLDGVPFTVDATSQIHCIDDFHRKYAPRCSVCGEPIMPEPGQEETVRIVALDRSFHVHCYVCEECGLLLSSEGEGRGCYPLDGHILCKSCSARRIQDLSAKISTDC, via the exons ATGTCCGGTCCCACCTGGCTGCCGCCGAGGACTCTGGACAGCCCAGAGCGATCCGTCCCCCAGATGTCCCACTCTGCAGGACCACCGATCTACCAAACCGTCAACAAGAAGGGCGTGGCCGACTTCAGGCCAAAATACGCTCCCTACGACCAGAACGGAGGAGCGGGGATGACCAACAGGTACATGGCGACTGGACCCACAG GTGGGCCCGTTCATCACTCCACTGATCACTATTACTCTCCCCCTCCCGGCCCCAAAGACGATCGAGGCTGGAGCTCTCACATGGACGGCTATGACATGATG CACCGCGGCCCTGAAAAACCCGCCAACTACCACTCCAAGATTGATGCCGACATCGACTCCCTCACCAGTATGCTGGCCGATCTGGACAGCCACCCGCAGGACGCCGGCAACCAA CTCTATGACAACGTGCCTTACAACAAATACATCTCAGGGGATCACTACAAGGCTGCGCACCAGAGCGCAGCCTCCACTCAGGGTCGGCCGTCCATGGGCTACAACTCTCACCCCCAGAGTCCGTATCCCCCGGCGCCGCCGTATCCCGGCGAGCACGCGGCCCCCCAGTACTCCCACCAGCAGGACTTCTACTCCGCTTCCGCCCCGAAGCCGTATCCGCAGCCCGTCCCGGCCTCCTACACCACTGCCTCCACCCCCACCGGGCCCAGGTTCAGTGTGCAGGTCAAGACGGCGCAGCCCGTCACCTACTCGCAGACGGGACGGCAGGCGGAGCAGGCCTACACCCCGCCCCCTCCCCGTCAGCACGTGTCGCCGCGGCCCCCGGCCCAGGCCCAGATGGGTCAGCAGGGCTGGTACCCGCCGCACCCGGCCTCGCAGGTCCAGGTGCTGCACTCTGAGGGGGGCTACAAGGGCAACAACCCGGGGTCCGGAGGAAGAGTTAACCAGGTTCCTCTGTCGAAGAGAGGGATAGAGAAGACCCAGACGGCGCAGACGCCGTCCTATCAGTCCAGCAAG cagggggcagcaccATCGAGGCctgaggaggagctggaccGGATCACTAAGAAGCTGGTTTACGATATGAACCACCCGCCTGCAGAGGACTATTTTG GTCGCTGCGCTCGCTGCGGGGACAACGTGGTGGGTGACGGCAGCGGCTGCATCGCCATGGAGCAGGTGTTCCACGTGGAGTGCTTCACATGCATCACCTGCCACGCCCGGCTGCGAGGCCAGCCGTTCTACGCCCTGGACAAGAAGAGCTACTGTGAGAAATGTTACATC AGCACGTTGGAGCGCTGCTCTAAATGCTCGAAGCCCATTCTGGACCGGATCCTGCGGGCCATGGGGAAGGCCTACCACCCTCGCTGCTTCACCTGCGTGGTCTGTAACTGCTGCCTGGACGGCGTGCCGTTCACCGTGGACGCCACGTCTCAGATACACTGCATAGACGACTTCCACAG GAAGTACGCCCCTCGCTGCTCTGTTTGCGGCGAGCCCATCATGCCCGAACCGGGCCAGGAGGAGACGGTCAGGATCGTAGCCCTGGACCGCAGCTTCCATGTTCACTGCTACGTCTGTGAG GAATGCGGCCTCCTGCTGTCGTCTGAAGGCGAAGGTCGAGGCTGCTACCCGCTGGATGGACACATCCTGTGCAAGAGCTGCAGCGCCCGACGCATCCAGGACCTCTCGGCCAAAATCTCCACCGACTGCTAA
- the trip6 gene encoding thyroid receptor-interacting protein 6 isoform X2, with protein MSGPTWLPPRTLDSPERSVPQMSHSAGPPIYQTVNKKGVADFRPKYAPYDQNGGAGMTNRYMATGPTGGPVHHSTDHYYSPPPGPKDDRGWSSHMDGYDMMHRGPEKPANYHSKIDADIDSLTSMLADLDSHPQDAGNQLYDNVPYNKYISGDHYKAAHQSAASTQGRPSMGYNSHPQSPYPPAPPYPGEHAAPQYSHQQDFYSASAPKPYPQPVPASYTTASTPTGPRFSVQVKTAQPVTYSQTGRQAEQAYTPPPPRQHVSPRPPAQAQMGQQGWYPPHPASQVQVLHSEGGYKGNNPGSGGRVNQVPLSKRGIEKTQTAQTPSYQSSKGAAPSRPEEELDRITKKLVYDMNHPPAEDYFGRCARCGDNVVGDGSGCIAMEQVFHVECFTCITCHARLRGQPFYALDKKSYCEKCYISTLERCSKCSKPILDRILRAMGKAYHPRCFTCVVCNCCLDGVPFTVDATSQIHCIDDFHRKYAPRCSVCGEPIMPEPGQEETVRIVALDRSFHVHCYVCEECGLLLSSEGEGRGCYPLDGHILCKSCSARRIQDLSAKISTDC; from the exons ATGTCCGGTCCCACCTGGCTGCCGCCGAGGACTCTGGACAGCCCAGAGCGATCCGTCCCCCAGATGTCCCACTCTGCAGGACCACCGATCTACCAAACCGTCAACAAGAAGGGCGTGGCCGACTTCAGGCCAAAATACGCTCCCTACGACCAGAACGGAGGAGCGGGGATGACCAACAGGTACATGGCGACTGGACCCACAG GTGGGCCCGTTCATCACTCCACTGATCACTATTACTCTCCCCCTCCCGGCCCCAAAGACGATCGAGGCTGGAGCTCTCACATGGACGGCTATGACATGATG CACCGCGGCCCTGAAAAACCCGCCAACTACCACTCCAAGATTGATGCCGACATCGACTCCCTCACCAGTATGCTGGCCGATCTGGACAGCCACCCGCAGGACGCCGGCAACCAA CTCTATGACAACGTGCCTTACAACAAATACATCTCAGGGGATCACTACAAGGCTGCGCACCAGAGCGCAGCCTCCACTCAGGGTCGGCCGTCCATGGGCTACAACTCTCACCCCCAGAGTCCGTATCCCCCGGCGCCGCCGTATCCCGGCGAGCACGCGGCCCCCCAGTACTCCCACCAGCAGGACTTCTACTCCGCTTCCGCCCCGAAGCCGTATCCGCAGCCCGTCCCGGCCTCCTACACCACTGCCTCCACCCCCACCGGGCCCAGGTTCAGTGTGCAGGTCAAGACGGCGCAGCCCGTCACCTACTCGCAGACGGGACGGCAGGCGGAGCAGGCCTACACCCCGCCCCCTCCCCGTCAGCACGTGTCGCCGCGGCCCCCGGCCCAGGCCCAGATGGGTCAGCAGGGCTGGTACCCGCCGCACCCGGCCTCGCAGGTCCAGGTGCTGCACTCTGAGGGGGGCTACAAGGGCAACAACCCGGGGTCCGGAGGAAGAGTTAACCAGGTTCCTCTGTCGAAGAGAGGGATAGAGAAGACCCAGACGGCGCAGACGCCGTCCTATCAGTCCAGCAAG ggggcagcaccATCGAGGCctgaggaggagctggaccGGATCACTAAGAAGCTGGTTTACGATATGAACCACCCGCCTGCAGAGGACTATTTTG GTCGCTGCGCTCGCTGCGGGGACAACGTGGTGGGTGACGGCAGCGGCTGCATCGCCATGGAGCAGGTGTTCCACGTGGAGTGCTTCACATGCATCACCTGCCACGCCCGGCTGCGAGGCCAGCCGTTCTACGCCCTGGACAAGAAGAGCTACTGTGAGAAATGTTACATC AGCACGTTGGAGCGCTGCTCTAAATGCTCGAAGCCCATTCTGGACCGGATCCTGCGGGCCATGGGGAAGGCCTACCACCCTCGCTGCTTCACCTGCGTGGTCTGTAACTGCTGCCTGGACGGCGTGCCGTTCACCGTGGACGCCACGTCTCAGATACACTGCATAGACGACTTCCACAG GAAGTACGCCCCTCGCTGCTCTGTTTGCGGCGAGCCCATCATGCCCGAACCGGGCCAGGAGGAGACGGTCAGGATCGTAGCCCTGGACCGCAGCTTCCATGTTCACTGCTACGTCTGTGAG GAATGCGGCCTCCTGCTGTCGTCTGAAGGCGAAGGTCGAGGCTGCTACCCGCTGGATGGACACATCCTGTGCAAGAGCTGCAGCGCCCGACGCATCCAGGACCTCTCGGCCAAAATCTCCACCGACTGCTAA